The proteins below are encoded in one region of Pseudomonadota bacterium:
- a CDS encoding exonuclease domain-containing protein: MANAGGSRPSGALRFVLPTLVLCAATLSLLVVIMVAGSPGGLAGALLPVAGLVCAAAIIAAFAMRAKIEHGLLAPIQRVEQAIRSVPDAGPVALAGVQQPGQLQTLVREASALLEKGWQAPEADERGSRETHAKTRLETVLRDLHDGVLICTLDHQVLLYNRRAIQLLKIPEGVGLDRPLFEVLAPRTFRHALTRLKGRLRHGRHAEHEDGLSVLMMAGTVDGRTIIKGRMSLMLDDAGTDPVGYVVTFDEVTNSLSQALWRERSLFDLHDDLKRRFEALTGHNDADVMAAEIRDMAEELDRLDTLLLDVLGSAWPMSAVFSHTLFECVQERNSEERGLTFDVEGDPVWLHCDSAAISDLLDRLGNRLSVHCGLDYFRLIATIAQDGEGYIDLMFAAPPIEQDLLAEWLDEPLEPDLGAVTGQDILHRHRTDVSVAAINDRVSRLRMPLRLAAERYERTERSYMPAQARAEFYDFDLLNRPHAAELDQTPLTALTCVVFDLETTGLEPSKGDEIISVGAARIVNGRLLRGEIFNEFVNPGRSIPAASTKIHGITDAMVADAPSPVETLPRFHRYVGRAALIAHNAAFDMKFLSMKEQALGKRFEQPVLDTLLLAAHALGRDGSLSLDGLSERFGITLSDEDRHTALGDALATGEVFLKLLPILETKGVRTLGDALAASNRQVGLRRMQEQF; this comes from the coding sequence ATGGCCAATGCAGGTGGCTCACGACCGTCTGGAGCGCTTCGTTTCGTACTGCCCACACTGGTGTTGTGCGCAGCCACGCTCAGTTTGCTTGTTGTCATCATGGTGGCCGGCTCGCCAGGCGGGCTTGCCGGCGCTCTGTTGCCGGTCGCTGGGCTGGTGTGTGCAGCCGCGATCATCGCCGCTTTTGCGATGAGGGCGAAAATCGAGCACGGCTTGCTGGCGCCGATCCAACGGGTTGAGCAGGCCATTCGCTCGGTGCCGGACGCGGGGCCCGTAGCCCTTGCGGGAGTGCAACAACCTGGGCAGCTGCAAACGCTGGTTCGTGAAGCGTCAGCACTCCTTGAAAAGGGTTGGCAGGCTCCCGAGGCCGACGAGCGGGGATCGCGCGAAACGCATGCGAAAACGCGGCTGGAGACGGTTTTGCGAGACCTGCATGACGGTGTCCTGATCTGCACGCTTGATCACCAGGTTTTGCTGTACAATCGGCGTGCGATCCAGCTGCTGAAGATCCCCGAAGGCGTTGGTCTTGATCGACCGCTGTTTGAAGTACTGGCTCCGCGAACGTTTCGGCACGCCCTGACCCGTTTGAAGGGTCGGTTGCGGCATGGCCGGCACGCGGAGCACGAGGACGGTCTATCCGTTTTGATGATGGCCGGGACGGTGGATGGGCGAACGATCATCAAGGGGCGTATGTCGCTCATGCTTGATGATGCCGGAACGGATCCCGTTGGCTACGTGGTGACCTTTGATGAGGTTACCAATTCGCTTTCACAGGCGCTTTGGCGCGAGCGCTCGCTTTTCGATCTACACGACGATCTTAAACGGCGTTTCGAGGCGCTGACCGGCCACAACGACGCCGACGTCATGGCGGCCGAAATCCGCGACATGGCAGAGGAGCTTGATCGCCTCGACACCCTCCTGCTCGATGTTTTGGGCAGTGCGTGGCCGATGAGTGCTGTTTTTTCGCACACGCTGTTCGAGTGCGTTCAGGAACGCAATTCCGAGGAACGGGGTCTGACGTTCGATGTTGAAGGCGATCCCGTCTGGCTTCACTGTGACAGCGCCGCGATCTCCGATTTACTGGATCGGCTCGGTAATCGCCTCTCGGTGCATTGCGGTCTCGATTACTTCCGACTGATCGCAACCATTGCACAAGATGGCGAGGGCTATATCGACCTGATGTTTGCCGCCCCGCCGATCGAGCAAGACTTGCTCGCGGAATGGTTGGATGAACCGCTTGAGCCGGACCTTGGTGCAGTGACCGGGCAAGATATCCTGCACCGGCATCGCACGGATGTTTCAGTGGCTGCGATCAATGATCGTGTGTCGCGTTTGCGTATGCCGTTGCGGTTGGCTGCGGAGCGCTATGAACGCACCGAACGTTCCTACATGCCGGCGCAGGCGCGCGCAGAGTTCTATGACTTTGACCTTCTCAATCGCCCGCATGCGGCCGAACTTGATCAGACGCCGCTGACTGCGTTGACGTGTGTGGTGTTCGACCTTGAAACAACCGGTCTTGAGCCGTCAAAAGGCGATGAAATCATCTCGGTTGGCGCGGCCCGCATCGTGAACGGCCGTCTCCTGCGTGGGGAGATTTTCAATGAGTTCGTTAATCCAGGCCGTTCGATCCCAGCCGCTTCGACGAAGATTCACGGCATAACCGATGCGATGGTTGCGGACGCGCCGTCGCCTGTGGAGACGCTGCCGAGGTTTCACCGATATGTGGGTAGGGCTGCTTTGATCGCTCATAATGCGGCGTTCGATATGAAGTTCCTTTCAATGAAGGAACAGGCCTTGGGCAAACGTTTTGAGCAGCCCGTTCTGGACACATTGCTTCTCGCCGCCCACGCGCTTGGACGCGACGGGTCGCTATCGCTGGACGGGCTTTCTGAGCGCTTCGGTATCACCTTGTCCGATGAGGACCGGCACACCGCCCTTGGCGATGCGCTTGCCACCGGTGAGGTGTTCCTGAAGCTTTTACCGATCCTGGAGACCAAAGGCGTCCGAACACTTGGCGACGCACTGGCCGCCTCGAACCGCCAGGTCGGATTGAGGCGGATGCAAGAGCAGTTTTAA
- a CDS encoding DUF294 nucleotidyltransferase-like domain-containing protein, with protein MEAARQSAAQFVRQHHPFDSLSEKAAADLLANLDVEAYADGAMVYGYGQDVDGLRIVARGQVELLSADGDLISQVHVGDSFGSRALFNDGVANQAARAKADDGDTDTVVYRLPMKTFELLVETESAFNSFFKRFTPSDATNKASDASLVGVPLAELMTRNPISVSSDMAVRDAAAIMSDKHISCVLVVDDGALVGLLTTGDITGRIVATGGDADAPVASIMTADPLSFDASASGFDAMLAMSSKGIGHLPIVEDGKPVGIITRTNLVRRQQVSAIYMIGDIRRKSHPEDLAHIIDQVPALLAQLVGSGVRPHEVGHVITSITDALTVRLLDLAEDKLGPPPVPYLWLACGSQGRREQTGISDQDNCLVLDDAFNPATDDAYFKQLAQFVSDGLDVAGYFYCPGDMMATNDQWRQPVSVWRSYFEKWVKKPDPMAQMLASVMFDLRPIAGQFSLFDGLQKRTLDLAKSNSIFRAHMAANSLKHTPPLSLFRGFALIRSGEHKDTLDLKLNGVVPIVDLARMYALEGAIEAVNTRERLMAAQKAGTVSDSGGSDLIAALDLISSMRLRHQARQINEGRKPDNFLAPSRLSAFERNHLKDAFNVIKNLQSALGHGRSAG; from the coding sequence CATCACCCGTTCGACAGTTTGTCCGAGAAAGCGGCAGCCGATCTGCTCGCGAACCTTGATGTCGAGGCCTACGCCGACGGGGCGATGGTCTATGGCTACGGCCAGGACGTCGACGGCTTGCGGATCGTCGCGCGTGGGCAAGTTGAGTTGTTGTCCGCTGATGGCGACCTGATCTCTCAGGTGCATGTTGGCGACAGCTTTGGATCGCGCGCCCTGTTCAATGACGGCGTTGCCAACCAGGCTGCGCGAGCGAAGGCAGACGATGGAGATACCGATACGGTCGTCTACCGCCTTCCAATGAAAACGTTTGAGTTGCTTGTTGAAACCGAGTCCGCGTTCAACTCCTTCTTCAAACGTTTCACGCCCAGCGATGCTACAAATAAAGCCTCGGACGCCAGCCTGGTCGGGGTACCGCTCGCCGAACTCATGACCAGAAACCCGATCTCGGTCAGCAGCGACATGGCGGTTCGGGACGCCGCTGCCATTATGTCGGACAAGCATATTTCGTGCGTGCTGGTTGTCGATGATGGCGCATTGGTCGGCCTGTTGACGACGGGCGACATAACCGGCCGCATCGTGGCGACCGGTGGTGATGCAGACGCACCCGTCGCATCGATCATGACGGCGGACCCGCTCTCTTTCGACGCGAGTGCTTCGGGTTTCGATGCCATGCTCGCCATGAGCTCAAAAGGCATTGGCCACCTTCCGATCGTGGAGGATGGCAAGCCTGTCGGGATCATCACCCGGACCAATTTGGTGAGGCGGCAGCAGGTGTCCGCGATTTACATGATCGGCGACATTCGCCGAAAATCACACCCTGAAGACCTGGCGCACATCATTGATCAGGTGCCCGCCCTGTTGGCGCAACTGGTCGGTTCAGGCGTCAGGCCACATGAGGTTGGGCATGTCATCACCTCGATTACAGACGCGCTGACCGTCCGCTTGCTGGACCTTGCGGAAGATAAGCTGGGCCCGCCACCTGTTCCCTATCTTTGGCTCGCCTGCGGCAGCCAAGGACGGCGCGAGCAAACCGGTATCTCCGATCAGGATAATTGTCTGGTTCTCGATGATGCGTTCAATCCGGCTACCGATGACGCGTATTTCAAGCAACTCGCACAGTTCGTTTCGGACGGGCTTGATGTGGCCGGCTATTTTTATTGCCCTGGCGACATGATGGCCACGAACGATCAATGGCGCCAACCGGTGTCAGTCTGGAGGAGCTACTTCGAAAAGTGGGTGAAAAAGCCCGACCCCATGGCGCAAATGCTCGCGTCGGTCATGTTCGATCTCCGCCCGATCGCCGGGCAATTTTCCCTGTTCGATGGCCTGCAGAAGCGGACACTTGATCTGGCAAAATCCAATTCGATTTTCCGCGCACACATGGCGGCCAATTCGTTAAAGCATACGCCGCCGTTGAGCCTTTTTCGGGGCTTCGCGCTCATTCGATCGGGCGAACACAAGGACACGTTAGACCTGAAACTCAATGGCGTTGTCCCGATTGTCGATTTGGCGCGCATGTACGCGCTTGAAGGCGCAATCGAAGCGGTAAATACGCGCGAAAGGCTCATGGCGGCCCAGAAGGCTGGAACGGTTTCGGACAGTGGCGGCAGCGACCTTATTGCTGCGCTCGACCTGATCTCTTCGATGCGACTTCGCCACCAGGCGAGGCAGATCAATGAGGGCCGAAAGCCTGATAACTTCCTTGCTCCGTCCCGTTTGTCGGCGTTCGAGCGCAATCACCTCAAGGACGCGTTCAACGTCATTAAGAACTTGCAGTCGGCTCTGGGGCATGGGCGGAGCGCAGGCTAG